One region of Agrobacterium tumefaciens genomic DNA includes:
- the thiB gene encoding thiamine ABC transporter substrate binding subunit → MRRRLFLNSLVAVSLFLPGLATAQDRQELTVYTYESFVSEWGPGPKVKEAFEKVCNCTVNFVGVADGVALLNRLKLEGAASKADVAVGLDTNLVAEAKQTGLFDISGIDASVAKVPGGYKDDVFVPYDYGHFAVVYDTQTIKNPPTSLKDLVDGDPSQKIAIQDPRTSTPGLGLLLWVKSVYGDKAPEAWAKLRKRILTVTPGWSESFGLFTKGEVPMVLSYTTSPAYHMVSEKTDRYQAAAFSEGHYIQIEVSGLLKNAPHKELAKQFLAFTLTSGFQDAIPENNWMMPVAATSTPLPEAFSKLVVPQKTFLMDPEEVAKNRKAWIDEWLAAMSMN, encoded by the coding sequence GTGCGCCGTCGTCTTTTCCTGAATTCCCTCGTTGCCGTTTCGTTGTTTCTGCCCGGTCTTGCCACTGCTCAGGACAGACAGGAACTGACCGTCTACACCTATGAAAGCTTCGTTTCCGAATGGGGTCCCGGCCCCAAGGTGAAAGAGGCCTTCGAGAAGGTGTGCAATTGCACGGTCAATTTCGTCGGTGTAGCGGATGGCGTGGCGCTGCTCAACCGCCTGAAGCTTGAAGGGGCGGCGTCGAAGGCGGATGTCGCTGTTGGTCTCGACACCAATCTGGTCGCGGAAGCGAAACAGACCGGCCTCTTCGATATCAGCGGTATCGATGCATCGGTGGCCAAGGTGCCGGGCGGTTACAAGGACGACGTTTTCGTCCCTTACGACTACGGTCATTTCGCCGTTGTCTATGACACGCAGACGATAAAAAATCCGCCGACGAGCCTGAAGGATCTGGTGGACGGCGATCCTTCACAGAAAATCGCCATTCAGGACCCGCGCACCTCCACGCCGGGGCTTGGCCTGCTGCTCTGGGTGAAGTCCGTTTACGGCGACAAGGCACCGGAAGCCTGGGCGAAGCTCCGGAAGCGCATTCTCACCGTCACGCCGGGCTGGTCGGAATCCTTTGGCCTTTTCACCAAGGGTGAGGTGCCGATGGTGCTCTCCTACACCACGTCGCCTGCCTATCACATGGTCTCGGAAAAGACGGATCGCTATCAGGCCGCGGCTTTTTCCGAGGGGCACTACATCCAGATCGAGGTTTCCGGCCTTCTCAAAAACGCGCCGCACAAGGAACTGGCGAAGCAGTTCCTCGCTTTCACGCTCACATCAGGATTTCAGGATGCCATTCCGGAAAACAACTGGATGATGCCGGTCGCGGCAACGTCCACGCCCCTGCCCGAGGCATTTTCCAAACTCGTCGTACCGCAGAAGACCTTCCTGATGGACCCGGAAGAGGTGGCGAAGAACCGCAAGGCCTGGATCGACGAATGGCTTGCGGCCATGAGCATGAACTGA